From a region of the Coffea arabica cultivar ET-39 chromosome 3e, Coffea Arabica ET-39 HiFi, whole genome shotgun sequence genome:
- the LOC140038544 gene encoding uncharacterized protein: protein MVYAINKVEEKRPLWDHIHSLKPLADGIPWIIMGYFNIIRNYSEKLGSLEYDLGAISAFNDIIIDTLDIGEFPAKGCFYTVCNKREDGGRLCLIQKSLTGQPSDENVIQLEKIVKMEYIDLLKAEEAFYRDEGRVEWLRAGDKNTKYFHRQGLKNAVFQIKGGKAPGQDGFYAEFFKTNSQLVGKEHYYHTIAMAAFTALFEWSIAHKSGFVFHLKCGKAGLSHLAFADDLFLLTGASPESFQLINHNIHEFGELFGLKTNFQKCQVFLAGTVDSLDNELCNIVHMPRAELLVKYLGLPLITYRLSMKDCQSIFSKIQNWENKKLSYGGRLQLIQGVLNRIHLYWGSAFILPKSVVRKIDYSMLSSFLRAGEVKQHYNPKVF from the exons ATGGTCTACGCGATAAATAAAGTTGAAGAGAAGAGACCATTATGGGATCACATTCATAGTCTTAAACCTCTTGCTGATGGGATTCCCTGGATTATAATGGGATATTTTAATATCATCAGGAACTATTCTGAAAAGTTGGGAAGTTTAGAATATGACCTTGGTGCTATTTCTGCATTCAATGATATAATAATTGATACTCTAGACATTGGTGAATTTCCTGCTAAGGGCTGTTTCTACACTGTGTGTAATAAGAGAGAAGATGGTGGGCGT TTATGTCTGATTCAGAAATCACTCACTGGACAACCTTCTGATGAAAATGTTATTCAACTGGAAAAGATTGTAAAAATGGAGTATATTGATCTCCTTAAGGCCGAAGAGGCTTTCTATAGAGACGAAGGCAGGGTGGAGTGGCTTAGAGCAGGtgataaaaacacaaaatattTTCATAGACAG GGATTAAAGAATGCAGTATTCCAGATAAAAGGTGGAAAAGCTCCAGGCCAGGATGGCTTCTACGCTGAATTCTTCAAAACAAATTCGCAACTGGTTGGTAAAGAG CACTATTATCACACTATTGCCATGGCAGCTTTTACTGCTCTGTTTGAATGGAGCATTGCTCATAAAAGTGGTTTTGTCTTCCATCTGAAATGTGGAAAGGCTGGACTATCCCACTTGGCCTTTGCTGATGATCTCTTCCTCTTAACTGGTGCTTCTCCTGAATCGTTTCAGTTAATTAATCACAATATACATGAGTTTGGAGAGTTATTTGGTCTTAAGACAAATTTCCAAAAATGTCAAGTTTTCCTAGCCGGAACTGTTGATAGTTTAGATAATGAGCTATGCAACATTGTTCATATGCCTAGAGCGGAATTGCTAGTAAAGTATCTTGGGCTGCCACTTATTACCTATAGACTATCTATGAAGGATTGTCAATCAATATTTAGCAAGATTCAAAATtgggaaaacaaaaagctcagTTATGGTGGAAGACTCCAGTTGATCCAAGGTGTGCTCAATCGTATTCATCTTTATTGGGGGAGTGCTTTTATCTTGCCAAAGTCAGTTGTGAGAAAGATTGATTATAGCATGTTATCATCCTTCTTAAGGGCAGGAGAAGTTAAGCAGCATTATAACCCCAAAGTCTTCTAG